Proteins co-encoded in one Spiroplasma gladiatoris genomic window:
- a CDS encoding ABC transporter substrate-binding protein yields the protein MKKLLTTLMSISLVSTIVTSSVVACKKNKDPEKTIVTTFKANPQKWLTSKSFSAEDINVLANTNANPLATDEYGRIYGDLFSFTNNNYSANAPYVGESSNKNKTWTYTLRNEASWSNYKGKFIRAITTEDFINTAKFVLNPENASELINIWKEFIVGANELYNEAKTNNSESFDVIFEKYSKNDRLGIKVGEGNKIIFNLTKSSPYFESLLTYSCFSPIPEEALQDSRLITDFRKGFYSGQFVPTDYKQDIYVVLDKNSNYHFKNKTDVDRVRMVFSQGSSSRERELYEAGTLDTFNLNSNDELGWKKYVGDPNETLKKDGVVKYTTSPDDAASWLMFYNYLDSDYTKGTNKNRGLRASRALQYKEVRKLIEAGLNRTDWATYYSKVYDGKNTNISSQLRNTFVPSDFVNFKGKNFLQYEVDALNDLKITMNDNKEVNETDLQDGGDFVRKLLTNSDDKNSDTYKNSFTKLLNTVKEIKSKDEALKDGEIVLISAKDPTSASSVGVYKSEMIAQFNELAKGVIKIEEKQAVDWNGYSDMLKNGDSDINFSSWSPDYQDPMTYLSTLKIDGDFDLYMRQQQLFKFEDFNSINTSETITANDAYKNLKQKNEEWFKEVVVEQNNKSELFESRFNYTKEVLNIDKNLDGEERIKSFAKLEAQSLYQDFVVMAFMRRSPKMTFTISKGEPFRLSRSAAGSSSFKFFNSVYKSNLLTYDEIEELRKIYENKKNEVLINPSTNRDSDIWS from the coding sequence ATGAAGAAATTACTAACAACACTAATGTCAATTAGTTTGGTATCAACAATTGTTACAAGCAGCGTAGTTGCATGTAAAAAAAATAAAGACCCTGAAAAAACAATCGTGACAACTTTTAAAGCAAACCCACAAAAATGATTAACTTCAAAATCTTTTAGTGCTGAGGATATAAATGTATTAGCAAATACTAATGCAAATCCATTAGCAACAGATGAGTATGGTAGAATTTATGGAGATTTATTTAGTTTTACAAATAATAATTATTCAGCAAATGCTCCTTATGTAGGAGAAAGCTCAAATAAAAATAAAACTTGAACTTACACTTTGAGAAACGAAGCTAGTTGAAGCAATTACAAAGGAAAATTTATACGTGCAATTACAACTGAAGATTTTATTAATACAGCTAAATTTGTTTTAAACCCCGAAAATGCTTCAGAACTTATTAATATTTGAAAAGAGTTTATTGTTGGAGCGAATGAATTATACAATGAAGCAAAGACTAACAACTCAGAAAGTTTTGATGTAATTTTTGAAAAATATAGTAAAAACGATAGATTAGGAATTAAAGTTGGTGAGGGAAATAAAATTATATTTAATCTTACAAAATCATCACCATATTTTGAATCGTTACTAACATACAGTTGTTTTTCACCAATTCCAGAAGAAGCATTACAAGATAGTAGGTTAATAACTGATTTTAGAAAAGGATTTTATTCTGGACAATTTGTCCCAACCGATTATAAACAAGATATATATGTAGTTTTAGACAAAAATTCTAATTATCATTTTAAAAACAAAACTGATGTAGACAGAGTTAGAATGGTATTTTCACAAGGAAGTTCTTCAAGAGAAAGAGAACTATATGAAGCAGGAACTCTTGACACTTTCAATTTAAATTCTAATGATGAATTAGGTTGAAAAAAGTATGTTGGAGATCCAAATGAAACTTTAAAAAAAGATGGTGTAGTTAAATATACAACATCTCCAGATGACGCGGCATCATGATTAATGTTTTATAACTATTTAGACTCAGATTATACAAAAGGTACAAACAAAAATAGAGGTTTAAGAGCCTCTAGAGCATTGCAATATAAAGAAGTTAGAAAGTTAATTGAAGCAGGACTTAACAGAACCGATTGAGCAACTTATTATTCAAAAGTTTATGATGGAAAAAATACAAATATTTCTAGTCAATTAAGAAATACATTCGTACCTTCTGATTTTGTTAATTTTAAAGGTAAAAACTTTTTACAATATGAAGTTGATGCTTTAAATGATTTGAAAATAACTATGAATGATAATAAAGAAGTAAATGAAACCGATTTACAAGATGGAGGTGATTTTGTTAGAAAATTATTAACCAATTCAGATGATAAAAACTCAGATACTTATAAAAATAGTTTTACAAAATTATTAAATACAGTTAAAGAAATTAAATCAAAAGATGAAGCGTTAAAAGATGGTGAAATTGTACTAATTAGTGCAAAAGATCCAACATCTGCAAGCAGTGTTGGAGTATATAAATCAGAAATGATAGCACAATTTAATGAATTAGCTAAGGGTGTAATTAAAATTGAAGAAAAACAAGCAGTTGATTGAAACGGTTATAGTGACATGCTAAAAAATGGAGATTCAGATATAAACTTCTCTTCATGAAGTCCTGACTATCAAGATCCAATGACTTATTTATCAACTTTAAAAATTGATGGGGATTTTGATTTATACATGAGACAACAACAATTGTTTAAATTTGAAGATTTTAACTCAATAAACACTTCAGAAACAATTACAGCAAATGATGCTTATAAAAATTTAAAACAAAAAAATGAAGAATGATTCAAAGAGGTGGTTGTTGAACAAAACAATAAATCAGAATTATTTGAATCAAGATTTAACTACACAAAAGAAGTCTTAAATATTGATAAAAATTTAGATGGAGAAGAAAGAATAAAAAGTTTTGCAAAACTTGAAGCACAATCTTTATATCAAGATTTTGTAGTCATGGCTTTTATGAGAAGAAGTCCGAAAATGACATTTACAATAAGTAAAGGTGAGCCGTTTAGACTTTCAAGAAGTGCAGCAGGAAGTAGTTCTTTTAAATTCTTTAACAGTGTTTATAAATCTAATTTACTAACTTATGATGAAATTGAAGAATTAAGAAAAATTTATGAAAATAAAAAAAATGAAGTCTTAATAAATCCTTCAACAAACAGAGACTCAGATATTTGATCATAA
- the oppF gene encoding oligopeptide ABC transporter ATP-binding protein OppF gives MTNSKRNNAFLKIRDVSIIFRDKGKKLKAVKETTIDIQKGEIFGLVGESGSGKTTLARGVVGVQSLSDGTIYMEDVIVAGKSSSLHKLNSSISLKLNSFERKIFSVTKFLKALVVDLKKELQKNKQTQTIIKEKLIKDLQVDKIRFISDMYKYCLIIINEVIVKQERIMRFVNNISNQVKEIPLELEQSIIKKQKQVNLLISELKSILESIYLSTNKLLNDSKKDLQKTYKVSDIFKKLFIELDDVVTKNNDLLEKIDFVKSIQKENTLLTAPEKIKNNQLPKYYKKVYVSRKWFLEECKNQLIKISNSSDQNSVKEKKLLEEYLRDFWSKSNIKINECFKILKEFKNETINWNKLEALANKLLNTDFENDLKNKVFTKKNLTENEINNLFKEAMYIKKIIIKDVVKDEEMVQKFYTWKNLSIEIVEDEQKNIKQFIEFLELPSIDKLVKKSYINKQSSYQTKKENRRNIQMIFQDPSSSLNDRMSVEEIIGEGLINYPDLYKSDEAKKEYMDYYNSNNQNKIDNIKDVKAKDVKKYLILKVLNSVGLLPEHLSRYPHEFSGGQRQRIGIARSLILKPKVIIADEPISALDVSIRAQVLNLFKKFQKELEITFIFVAHDLSVVRFITDRIAVIYHGQIVELAEADELFKNPIHPYTKSLLSAIPQPEPSLARETISFVYDPEKEHHDYIFDLPRFIELSKDHFVYLNNREAKEYQSKIKKIK, from the coding sequence ATGACAAATTCAAAAAGAAACAATGCTTTTCTAAAAATAAGAGACGTTAGTATAATTTTTAGGGATAAAGGTAAAAAACTTAAAGCTGTAAAAGAAACAACAATTGATATTCAAAAAGGAGAAATTTTTGGACTTGTAGGAGAATCAGGATCAGGTAAAACTACTCTTGCGAGAGGTGTTGTTGGGGTTCAAAGTTTAAGTGACGGAACAATTTACATGGAAGATGTTATTGTTGCCGGTAAAAGCTCTAGTTTACATAAATTAAATAGTTCAATCTCTTTAAAACTTAATAGTTTTGAAAGAAAAATATTTTCAGTAACAAAGTTCTTAAAAGCACTTGTTGTTGATTTGAAAAAAGAATTACAAAAAAATAAACAAACACAAACTATCATTAAAGAAAAACTTATTAAAGATTTACAAGTTGATAAAATTAGATTCATTTCTGATATGTATAAGTATTGTTTAATAATTATTAATGAAGTCATTGTAAAACAAGAACGAATTATGAGATTTGTTAATAACATTAGTAATCAAGTGAAAGAAATTCCATTAGAATTAGAACAATCAATAATTAAAAAGCAAAAACAAGTCAACTTATTAATCAGTGAATTAAAATCAATATTAGAATCTATATATTTATCAACAAATAAACTTTTAAATGATTCAAAAAAAGACTTACAAAAAACTTATAAAGTAAGTGATATTTTTAAAAAATTGTTTATAGAGTTAGATGATGTTGTTACAAAAAACAATGATTTATTAGAAAAAATAGACTTTGTTAAGAGTATTCAAAAAGAAAACACTTTATTAACTGCGCCTGAAAAAATTAAAAATAATCAGTTACCTAAGTATTATAAAAAAGTTTATGTTTCAAGAAAATGATTCTTAGAAGAGTGTAAAAATCAGTTAATTAAAATATCTAATAGTTCAGATCAAAACAGTGTAAAAGAAAAAAAATTATTAGAAGAATATTTAAGAGATTTTTGATCAAAATCAAATATCAAAATTAATGAATGTTTTAAAATTTTAAAAGAATTTAAGAACGAAACTATTAATTGAAATAAGTTAGAGGCTTTAGCTAACAAACTATTGAACACTGATTTTGAAAATGATTTAAAAAATAAAGTTTTTACTAAAAAAAATTTAACTGAAAATGAAATAAATAACTTATTTAAAGAGGCCATGTATATCAAAAAGATTATTATAAAAGATGTTGTTAAAGATGAAGAAATGGTGCAAAAGTTTTATACTTGAAAAAACTTATCAATAGAAATAGTTGAAGATGAGCAAAAAAATATAAAACAATTTATAGAGTTTTTAGAACTACCTTCTATTGACAAACTGGTTAAAAAATCTTACATAAATAAACAATCAAGTTATCAAACAAAAAAAGAAAACAGAAGAAATATTCAAATGATTTTTCAAGATCCAAGTTCTTCTTTAAATGACAGAATGTCTGTTGAAGAAATAATTGGAGAAGGTCTTATCAATTATCCTGATCTATATAAATCTGATGAAGCCAAAAAAGAGTATATGGATTACTATAATTCAAATAACCAAAACAAAATTGATAACATTAAGGATGTTAAAGCAAAAGATGTAAAGAAATATTTAATTTTAAAAGTATTAAATTCTGTAGGATTGCTTCCAGAACATCTTTCAAGATATCCTCATGAATTTTCAGGTGGTCAAAGACAAAGAATTGGAATTGCAAGATCTTTAATTTTAAAACCTAAAGTAATTATTGCAGATGAACCGATATCGGCTCTTGACGTTTCAATTAGAGCTCAAGTGTTAAATTTATTTAAAAAGTTTCAAAAAGAACTTGAAATAACATTTATATTTGTTGCTCATGACCTAAGTGTAGTTAGGTTTATAACCGATAGAATTGCTGTTATATATCATGGGCAAATTGTAGAATTAGCAGAAGCAGATGAATTATTTAAAAATCCAATTCATCCTTATACAAAATCTTTATTGTCTGCTATACCTCAACCTGAACCATCTTTAGCTAGAGAAACTATAAGTTTTGTGTACGATCCTGAAAAAGAACATCATGACTATATATTTGATTTGCCAAGGTTTATTGAATTATCAAAAGATCATTTTGTTTATTTAAACAATAGAGAAGCTAAAGAATATCAATCAAAAATTAAAAAGATAAAATAA
- a CDS encoding ABC transporter substrate-binding protein: MKKLLTSLMMMSILSTSTTSIVVACKKNKDPKNTVVSTFGANPQNWVTAKTFNAEDYYVLANTNATPLATDEYDRVYGDLFKLTNTNYSKDDPYIGKHNGNYKEWTYNLRDNATWSDYKGNVLGIITIEDFINTAKYVLNPSNTSDLINQWNEHIYGASDLYKEASVKGADFDELFNKYYTGKNGVKKLGIQKIGANQIQFTLNKSETYFESILCFGAFSPIHSAVLEDPGINNDYKKGYYSGPFLPTSFAKDSSLILDKNKNYYFAEKTNVNRVRKVFVNGSASKSRELFEANTINEFAVNSNDKAGWDKYVGDPNNPNKTNGMIKYTSSPGDITTWVMFYNFLNQDYISGDAESKNRAKIASRALQYKEIRKLIESGINRTDWLTYYSKIYDNNSEMSKNLRNTFVPYDLVNTSVEKQYGDYVVDALNEMKFQKVNNKVVEKSDLVDETDFLRLANTGSVASNYLNDTSFNRNMSKIIDGAKKAVENDKTLSELIKSNKKILLVSAEDPTSSASVGAYKSEMIQKFNKIENNFIEIKEVKAADWNGYVDMLQNGKSDLVFSGWSPGYRDPMGYLTTLKLDGDYDMYLRQNQLFNFKSFDTLQGINATEAYNSLKNVNKQKFEDVIVENNEGISPLFESRYNYTKNILKIDAGESIDSSNTNNNQTLDQRYSDFAKMEAKTLYDEYFVMPLMRGSLKMSFSISHIEPFKRSRSPFGSSSSSYFNSNFTKDLLTYEEIENLRKKYEERRSEVESDLTSNRDIIIWSQ; this comes from the coding sequence ATGAAAAAATTATTAACATCATTAATGATGATGAGTATACTATCAACATCAACAACTAGTATTGTTGTTGCTTGTAAAAAAAATAAAGACCCTAAAAATACAGTTGTTTCAACATTTGGAGCTAATCCTCAAAATTGAGTAACAGCGAAAACTTTTAATGCAGAAGATTACTATGTATTAGCAAATACAAATGCAACTCCATTGGCTACTGATGAGTATGACAGAGTTTATGGAGATTTATTCAAATTAACAAATACAAATTATTCTAAAGATGATCCATATATTGGTAAACACAATGGTAACTATAAAGAATGAACGTACAATCTTAGAGATAATGCAACTTGAAGTGATTATAAAGGTAATGTTTTAGGAATAATCACAATAGAAGACTTTATAAACACTGCCAAATATGTTTTAAATCCTTCAAATACTTCGGATTTGATTAATCAATGAAATGAACATATTTATGGAGCTAGTGATTTATATAAAGAAGCTTCTGTTAAAGGTGCTGATTTCGATGAATTATTTAATAAATACTATACAGGTAAAAATGGAGTCAAAAAACTAGGTATCCAAAAAATTGGAGCTAATCAAATACAATTTACCCTAAATAAATCAGAAACTTATTTTGAGTCAATTTTATGTTTTGGTGCATTTTCACCGATTCATAGTGCTGTTTTAGAAGATCCGGGTATCAATAATGATTATAAAAAAGGTTATTATTCTGGTCCTTTCTTGCCAACAAGTTTCGCAAAAGATTCATCATTAATTTTAGACAAAAATAAAAACTATTACTTTGCAGAAAAAACAAATGTAAATAGAGTTAGAAAAGTTTTTGTAAATGGTAGTGCTTCAAAAAGTAGAGAATTGTTTGAAGCAAACACCATTAATGAATTTGCTGTGAATTCAAATGATAAAGCAGGTTGAGACAAATATGTTGGAGATCCAAATAATCCAAATAAAACAAATGGTATGATTAAATACACAAGCTCACCAGGCGATATAACGACATGAGTTATGTTTTATAACTTTTTAAATCAAGATTATATCTCTGGTGATGCAGAAAGTAAAAATAGAGCAAAAATTGCTTCAAGAGCACTACAATACAAAGAAATACGTAAGTTAATTGAGTCAGGTATAAATAGAACTGATTGATTGACATATTATTCTAAAATATATGACAATAATTCTGAAATGTCAAAAAATTTAAGGAATACATTTGTACCTTATGATTTAGTAAATACAAGTGTCGAAAAACAGTATGGAGATTATGTTGTAGATGCTTTAAATGAAATGAAATTTCAAAAAGTTAACAATAAAGTAGTTGAAAAAAGTGATTTAGTAGATGAAACCGATTTTTTAAGATTGGCAAATACTGGTTCAGTTGCATCAAATTACTTAAATGACACATCATTTAACAGAAATATGTCAAAAATTATTGATGGAGCTAAAAAAGCCGTAGAAAATGACAAAACATTAAGCGAACTTATAAAAAGTAATAAAAAAATATTGCTGGTATCTGCTGAAGATCCAACTTCATCTGCAAGTGTGGGTGCTTACAAAAGTGAAATGATTCAAAAATTTAATAAAATCGAAAATAATTTCATAGAAATTAAAGAAGTGAAAGCTGCTGATTGAAATGGATATGTCGATATGCTTCAAAACGGAAAATCAGATTTAGTTTTTTCTGGTTGAAGTCCTGGATATAGAGATCCAATGGGATATTTAACAACGCTAAAACTTGATGGTGACTATGATATGTATCTAAGACAAAATCAACTTTTCAACTTTAAAAGCTTTGACACATTACAAGGTATAAATGCAACAGAAGCATATAATTCACTAAAAAATGTTAATAAGCAAAAGTTTGAAGATGTAATTGTTGAAAATAATGAAGGTATTTCACCACTATTTGAATCACGATACAACTATACTAAAAATATTTTAAAAATTGATGCTGGTGAAAGCATTGATTCAAGTAACACTAATAATAATCAAACACTTGATCAAAGATATAGTGACTTTGCAAAAATGGAGGCAAAAACATTGTATGATGAATACTTTGTTATGCCTTTAATGAGGGGTAGCTTAAAAATGAGCTTTTCAATATCTCATATCGAGCCTTTTAAAAGGTCTAGATCTCCATTTGGAAGCAGTTCAAGCAGTTATTTTAATAGTAATTTCACAAAAGATTTATTAACATATGAAGAAATTGAAAATTTGAGAAAAAAATATGAAGAAAGAAGAAGTGAAGTAGAGAGTGATCTTACTTCAAATAGAGATATTATTATTTGAAGTCAATAA